One Mycolicibacterium sp. ND9-15 genomic window, CGTATTGGGTCGCCTGACGGCTCCGGGCGCTACTGGGTGGCCTGACGACTCGGCAGCACGATCGGTACGACGAACTCCTCGAGCATCGACCGCTCGTCGGCCTCGTCATGCCCGGGGAACAACATCAGCGAGGTCATCACTCGCACCAGCCACCTGGCCCGGTGCGCAACCACCTGCGGCTCGTCGGGACCCAGCGAGATGACGAACGCCTCGGTCAGCGCCTTGATGACTTCGGATTCCTCGGCCATCTCCGCGCCGATCGGCCGCTGCGTGGTTGCGAACCAGGATGCGAGAGCGGGGCTCTCGCGAACGTTGCGCAGTGAGGCCAGCATTCCCTCGATGAGGCGCTCGCGCGGATCGGTGAGCGCATTGATCTGCTCGGTCATCTCCCGGTACAACCGGTAGCTCTCGCGGTGCACGTACGCGGTGTACAGTGCGTCGCGGTTCTCGAAGTACCGGTACAGCGTGGCGCGCGAACACCCTGCCGCCGAGGCGATTTCGTGCATGCCGACGGTAGCGGCCTCTTTGTGCGTGAACAGTTCGCCCGCCGCGTCGAGAATGCGGTCGGCGGCCACTTCCGTGCGTCGCGCGGCCAACCAGTCACCGGCCATCAGGCGGTCACCTTGAACGGCACGGACAATGGCCGCCGCACGTAGTTGCCGCCGGACCACACGACTCCGCTCTCGTCGACCTCGAAATCGGGGATCCGCGTCAACAGTTCGGTCAGCGCGACGCGTGACTGCATCCGCGCCGCCGCCGCGCCGAGGCAATGGTGGGCGCCGTGGCTGAACGTCAGGATGTTGCGCGGTTTGCGGGTCACGTCGAGTTCTTCGGCATCGTCGCCGAACTGGCGTTCGTCGTGGTTGGCCGACGCGTACAGCAGCAGCACCCGCCTGCCCTCCGGGATGGTCGTGTCCGCCACAGTCACGTCGCTCGTGACGGTGCGGGCCAACCCCTGCACCGGCGAGCTCATCCGAAGAAACTCGTCGACGGAATCGGGGATCAGCTCCGGGTTTTCGGCCAGCAGTCGGCGTTGGTCGGGCCGCTGGTGCAGCAGCTGCACCGAACCGCCG contains:
- a CDS encoding TetR/AcrR family transcriptional regulator; the encoded protein is MAGDWLAARRTEVAADRILDAAGELFTHKEAATVGMHEIASAAGCSRATLYRYFENRDALYTAYVHRESYRLYREMTEQINALTDPRERLIEGMLASLRNVRESPALASWFATTQRPIGAEMAEESEVIKALTEAFVISLGPDEPQVVAHRARWLVRVMTSLMLFPGHDEADERSMLEEFVVPIVLPSRQATQ